Within the Salmo salar chromosome ssa12, Ssal_v3.1, whole genome shotgun sequence genome, the region ggcagcgattacagccacaaatcttgggtatgacactacaaccttggcacaactgtatttggggagtttctcccattcttctctgcagatcctctcaagctctgtcaggttgaatggagaGCTTCGCTGCGCGGCTCTTTTCAGggttctccagagatgttagaacaggttcatgtccgggctctggctgggccactcaaggacattcagagccactcctgcgttgtcttggctgtgtgcttagggttgttgtcctgttggaaggtgaaccttctcccgagtctgaggtcctgagtgctctggagcaggttatcatcaaggatcgctgtacttttctccgttcatctttccctgaatcctgactagtctcccagtccctgccactgaaaaacattcccacagcatgatgctgccaccaccatgtttcactgtagacatggtggcaggtttcctccagacatgacacttggtattcagggcaaagatttcaatcttgttttcatcagaccagagaatcttgtttcatggctttgtttttgctctgacatgctctgtaaactgtgggaccgtatagaaaggtgtgtgtgcctttccaaatcatgtccaatcagttgaatttaccacaggtggactccaatcagggtgtagaaacatctcaaggatgatcaatgtaaacgcagagtacgaccctgcctcacacaggaagcggcgcaggtcctaatccaggcacttgtcatctcccgtctggattactgcaactcgctgttggctgggctccctgcctgtgccattaaacccctacaactcatccagaacgccgcagcccgtctggtgttcaaccttcccaagttctctcacgtcaccccgctcctccgctctctccactggcttccagtcgaagctcgcatccgctacaagaccatggtgcttgcctacggagctgtgaggggaacggcacctccgtaccttcaggctctgatcaggccctacacccaaacaagggcactccgttcatccacctctggcctgctcgcctccctacctctgaggaagcacagttcccgctcagcccagtcaaaactgttcgctgctctggcaccccaatggtggaacaagctccctcacgacgccaggacagcggagtcaatcaccaccttccggagacacctgaaaccccacctcttcaaggaatacctgggataggataaggtaatccttctaacccccccttaaaagatttagatgcactattgtaaagtggttgttccactggatattataggtgaatgcaccaatttgtaagtcgctctggataagagcgtctgctaaatgactaaaatgtaaaaatgtaaaatgtaaacatgattcacctgagctcaatttcgagtctcagagcacagggtctgaatacttacgtaaataaggtatttctgttttttatttgtactaAATTCaccaaaattctaaaaacctgttttcgctttggcattattgggtattgtgtgtagattgatgagattttttatttatttaatatttttagaataaggctgtaacatgtgGAAAgagtgaagtggtctgaatactttccgaatgcactgtatgtgtgaaatttgtttggatttaaaatggaccattatcatgcacctgtctccaggcaggggaaaaaaatgtcatctatgcacttaaatagcgaatggaggaagaTATTCCTTTACCTAATTTGCATTGccctcctgttgtaaagatatgcattgtgcttaatattaggaaagttgagaaataaatataataggccaagcctatagaaagctgatgggatcctctttttaatggatgccatcactctgttttcttacacaatcttttattttttatctaagctttatttaacttgtcaaggcagttaagaacaaattattttttacaatgatggcctaccctggccaagccctaacccagatgacgctgggccaattgtgcgccgccctatgggactcccaatcacggccggttgtgatacagcctgcaatcgaaccaggtctgtagtgatgcctctagcactgagatgcagtgccttagaccactgcgccactcgggagcccccaattgcatagcctatagaaatgttgcgcaacatgagctcatgggctctcacatgaagtgtttgatttagATTTCCGATACATTTGCAGTGatatcagagtgattagagggacaatggagtgctgagtaccaggcagttagcaagtttggtagggtACTAATGACCATTCGCTGCATCAGCGCTTGGAGAAGCCTATGTATACCATGACTAAACGTTCACGCGGAAGTTGACTGccatcatgactcgtgactgctggtgtggtggtaatacagtcataGTAACAGCcctacccataacataatgcagccaccactaagcttgaaaatatggagagtgatacGCAGTAATGTGTTCTATAGGGTGCAtgttttgaatatttttattctgtacaggcttccttttcactctgtcaattaggttagtattgtgtaaTAACTAATATTGTTAATCCATCCTcagctttctcctatcacagccattaataaCAGGATTTAAGTAACATAAAACAATCCCCATCAAAAATCTGTCAATTTATGACTGTCCGCATCTGTGTTGGAAGGTCTCCGAGCTACAGTGGTATTTGTCAGACCataagacatcccgaaaatcagcCTTCTCACGAGAACGTCTGTAGCGTTCAAATCATTTGGGCTtgaaactaatatgaccccactttggaaaggggagactctcacaaacatgatAATGGTTGGTCTACGACACCAAACAGTGTCACGGGACTGAATTTAaaccatacaaatgaatggacgtatggaggtagttttgtgccaacaaaaatatatattttcctgagctttcttgtATCTCCTAGACATAGGACATGCATTTTAAAACCTTATGATTaatttttttgtaaatgtatgaatgtgtttttcaatacatttctatgggctgtagtagtaaaggccaaataaaatattttatcaaataacttTTACATATTTTTGTacacctaaaggggtcctaaaattccaaatcaaattgctaaatgatccatggtatgaccatcttaaaacaattccatattttAGCTTAGTAGAATTTttgcccatctaccaataggtgcccttggcgaggcattggaaaagctctctggtctttgtggttgaacctgtgcttgaaattcactgcttgactgtgggaccttacagatgtgatTGGTACAAAGATGGAGTAGTCATTCAACAATCCTATTTAACATTATTATTCCATGTCTATGctttttatgtgacttgttaagacattttttactcctgaacttatttaggcttgccgtaacataagaatacttattgactcaatacatttcagctttacattttttattaatttgtaaaaagaaAATCGACTctgacatgatggggtattgtgtgtagatcagtgacacaatcaATTTTTTTTAagccattttaaattcagactaacacaacaaaatgtggaagaaaaagtcaaggggtgtgaactttctgaaggcactggtgtgtatacatgcatacatactgaatgtacaaaacattaaggacaccttcctaatattgagttgcacccccccttttgccctcagaacagtctcaattcgtcagggcatggactctataaggtgtcaAAAGCAATCCACAGGGATGCctgccaatgttgactccaatgcttcccacagttgtcaagttggctggatgtcatttgggtggtggaccattcttaatacacacaggaaactgttaagcATTAAAAACCtaacagcattgcagttcttgacacaaaccggtgtgcctggcactaattaccataccccgttcaaaagtacttaaatcttttgtcttgcccattcaccctctgaatggcacacagacaatccatgtctcaattgtctcaaggcttaaaaatccttctttaaactgtctcctcccctttatctacaatgaaggggatttaacaagtaacatcaataagggatcatagctttcacctagattcacctggtcagtctctcatggaaagagcaggtgtccttaatgttttttttacactcagtgGATAGATAGATATTGAATTACACTGTTTTTTCTTCTACATTTTCATTACAATTCAAGTTGCTGCCATAATTATTTGGTGAAGAACAATAAAACCCTTTCTCTATATATATCATGAGAAAAATAATTTAGTTACACACCTTTCAAAATAAACCACTGAAAATATAGAGTATATAAACATGGAGAAGAATTATCCTGCTATGTGATCTATAAAGACCTTTTCACTTGGCTGGTGGTGTTTGAAAGGGACACATTTTGAGGATAAATGCTTATTCACCCTACACATCAAGTACCTCTTCAGATACTTACAAAAGGTCTGATCTCTAAGCCCATAAACTATTGGACTAATAAATCTGGGCAAAATATGAACAATTACATAGCTAGTAAACCGGATCTCCAGCGCATGTGTGGAAAATATATATAGCAACAGGCTGTCAATCAAAGGGCCTATGTAGGTGAACATGCACATTAACAACTGTACAGCATGAAGCAAGATGGTGTTGCGAGCCTTCTTGGCATCCGCATTAGCCGCCTTGGCAGTGAACATGATCCTGAAATACGTATAGAAAAGAGTGAACCAAACAACAGTCAGATACACAGCGTGGGAAATGTTTTTCTTCTCTATCAGGTACGGGTTGCGGAAAAGTGAGTCTCGACTACAGAATATGTTGGAGTGGAAGAACTGAAGTGGTTCTGTGGCCAAGAGAATGAAAAGGTCAGGTAAAATTGGAATGGCGCCCATGATCCAAATGATTCCAATGAGAATGTAGGTCCTGCGCGCTGTACATATCTGAGAATGGCGCAGCGGTATACATACAGCTATATAGCGCTCTAAGGCCATGGTAGCCAGGTTCACAGGAGTATTCAAAGTGGTAAAAATGGCGATCATCAAAAGAAAGCAGCAAAAAGACACATTGATTGTGAACAGGATGTAGCTTATGACATGCAGGAAGACAGCAATGGTCAATTGGATCATGTCATTGATCACCAGGTGAATGAAGAGGATGTAGCGAGGGTTGACATTGAAGGTCTCGTATTTGAAGAAGGTGTGGACAAATGTGCcattgatgtagttaatggagatgcaCAGCGCCACCACAATAATGTTCTTTGTCAACGCCGTGACAAACGTGTCTCTGACcttgagagagatgtgtgtgacgTTGCCATCGACTGAGAAATTCATCGCTCAATAGTTGCAACCTGTAATGCAGTAGATTAGCAATATTTGGGCTGAAATATAAGGTAAATCAGATAGAGCTTTGTCATTTACATCCTCAAAGTTCAGATATTTACCTCATCACCCATGAGTTCATCATACTACTGCTATTTCTAAATCTTGCTATAATAATGACTTGGTTAGGTACAGTAATGTACCATCTACTCACCTTTCTATATGTCCTCTAATCTGAAGATCAACCTGACATAATATGTGAGTCTTCATCTCTGGCATGAGTTTATATAGTATAATTTGAGTCCTGGGACTAGCTTCTGACAAGGAGGGTCATTCCCTTAACACGGGCCATATTGCTCACACATGCAGCTTTGCCACATGAGGgtgttgaagaaaaaaaaacatgttcacATGATATTTTTTAAGTGATGTTTGACTCATAATCTAATATAACACCTTTTTCCCAGTTACTTTGGCTGTCATCGATTGCCCAAGACAGATTCTTTGATATTTTCTAGCTAAATACATTcctttaattgtttttttttctgcTGCTTGGGAGTTCATAAATGGGTATGGTGTGatttaatatttgtcattctcacaTTCAATTTCACATCAGCATCCCCTTGAAAATAATCGTATCCCCAATGAGCACATTAGAATAGATCATTCACAGCTTGTGCATAATCAAGGGAAGGCTACAAAGCCCACGCCCAAACAAATGTTAATATATTCATGCTTATTGACATAGCCTAAACAAATACACTGTACATATTCAATCTCCACAGTTGGATCTGTGGAGAGCCTATGCCTCTCTCACTCAGATTTCTGGCTCACAGCCTATGAGTACATTAGATGTACATTATGTATTTACTGACCTCTGAAGAAGTCGAAGTGGGTTTAAGTTGACTGCAAATGCCACTTTAACACTATGGTTTAAACAGGTGTTATCCCTGTTATCACCAAAGTTCATCAAAATCACAATTTACATATGTTGAACATTTTGTTAAATTTATTTGACCAGTTTCTTGTGGTTCCTGAATGGGGAAACATCACTATTAATGTGTTAGTTGCTAAAGGGTGGTGACTCAAATATGAACTGCTGTAATAAAATCACCAAAGTTGTATATCATCAGTGCTTTAGACTCCAAATAACACTGTGCAAGTCTGTTTACTAACTTAAAGGCATTTTGATACTGTAGACCATACACTGTTTTTAAAAAGGTTACACAATATTCAGCTATGTACAACAGCTATTGTTTTGTTGAACTGTCTTTCCATACATTGCTGGCATTGTTTACCGAGTGCTTAATTGCAACATGCATGTTTGGTATACCAAAATTTGGTATATATTCTGTCCACTCATCTATGATTTATCACTTGATTTCTTTTTCATCCAAAATTAACAAACTCAACCATGATGCACTTAACACCCTGTGAATATACAAGGCCACACACGGTTTAGCATTGAAGGTGTAGTGGGCCCCACTTCAGGACCCACAGGAGGGTCATAGGTAGGCTGTTATGTGCCTGGGCTTGTGCCATCATGGCCATTGAGGCCAAAATAAATGATTTGATTGGCTGAACATTGTGCTCTTCAGCTCAAATTTCTGTAATCAAACCCAGTAAACCAACACATAAAGCATGGTATGAAGGGCAGCTGAATCAATACAGGTGTCTCAGGAAGTGGTTTTACTTTTAGACAGCTATATGGTGTGTGCCAACACTTCCTTGTCTGAGCTCCTCTGCTTCTTCCGTTCACTTGGCAATGTTACACCAGACTGAAAACTTTAGAGGCTGATTGTTGTTGAAAAGCAGTTGCATATGTTTTTCCACAGATCCTTGTGAGAGTCGAAGGCCAGACTACCTATTGGGACAATTAACATGTCTTTACCAAGGCTTGGGGGAccatctggcatttcacattctccaGTCTTGGCTGGGAGTCGGCAAACATGGCAATGGAAAGGGGAGCTCCGTCCCATTAGCCTTAATTAGATGCTACTGACAAAGGTCATCCAGGGCGGGACACTTGTGGAAAGACAACATAGCATCCCAGGGACTTATTAGAACGTCTATGGAGATAAGAACTGAAGTTCATCACCATAAAGTATGTCTCTGTTTGCAAACAATAATGAAGCACGATCCCATTACACATTACTTGTCAATTTAGTCCCCCAGGGGTACACAACACTTCTCAGCCCAATTAAAGGGTGACTGCTCTCTGGTTGCAATGATTCTATGAGTCGGTTCAGAGTTATGAAGaaacaacacagagaacagtTCAGTCTTTATTACCATCTGTGCCAGATTAGAGAGTCTTCAACCATTACAAAAAAGGTTATtagaaaaaatacaaaaagtacAGGTAACCAAATATAGGAGTATAAATCTTTCCATCGCATGGTCGTTTAATACAAGACTAAATAAAGAACAACAAGAAACTAAAAGGCCCTCTTGTTCATTTACATAGCTCAGTGACATTCTCTCGGTCTCAAGAAAATGCAGTAAAATCCTTCAAAGATAGGGCAAATCAGTTCAACTGTAAAAGCTCACTccatttaaaataaattataaacagggtggttcgagccctgaatgctgattggctgacagctgtggtatatcacacCATTTAcgacgggtatgacaaaacatttcgttttactgctctaattacattggcaaccagttcataatagcaataaggcacctcgtgggtttgtgatatatggccaatataccacagctaagggctgtgtccaggccccCGCGTTGTGTCATGCGTAAgaacatataccacacctcctcgggccttattgcttaagtaaacCACAGCAATAGTTGGGCATAAACTTCCCTTCCTTTGTGGTGGTATTTTGATTTCACATAATATACCAGTAAATTCATGACCTCATTCAACTTCATACATAGTTACAAAGTAAGACAATTAATGTGATCTTAATTACTCATTTAGGATGTCTTTTTGGAGCTCAAATTAATACAGAACTTTCTCACCCTCTTGACAGTAATGTTTTGCTTTGATCTAGGTAATTTTGTGACGCTTGGTTTCACTTTTGTGAATCCAGGTACCCTAATTTTGTATTCTTTTTACGACTCTCCTATAATTTATTCTTCAAAAAATATTGGATTATATTACTTTCTATGAGAAAATGCGTCCGAATTTGaagtggtaataataataatacttattaataattttttcccccagtTATCTACTGCTGGTATCAAACTTGCTATAAACACATAACATTAACAAACCATATTAAGGATGTCTTTATGTCTGAAACGGAGCACAAATAAAAACCGTCTGGTGTGAGAATGGAAAAATACTGTGTATTTAACacgcactatgcagaaatcgcccCGGCATTTCCTGGTTGATAAAATTCTAATACTTTGCCTAATTTAAGTTCATTGTGAcattatagtgtagagaatctttGTACCATGTAAACAATTGTGAAATAAATGTTCCATAACcaataatattttattttcagctgtttgaagatgTACAAAAATGAAAGTAAaaagacacacaaacaaaactTTAAAACTGGAAGCATAGAACCAATCTACCAGCTTCTTAGACTTTcgatgacagatctataactcatatttctatgtgaatttggttgggtcgcccaaaaagttacatattggagCTTTAAGTTATAAACAATGGATATACTTTCTAGTTGCCTGTGATTATGTCTACATTAAGTATGGATGTGCTTGAAGTCCATTGCATGTCCACATTCATGCGCTGAAATGAGATATTCAACATAAAATATTGTTTTGGGTCATTTACATCATGGAAATTCGACATTGATAGGACTTGTGTTTTTACTGTTACATTCTTGACAGGAAAATTATTCTATGCTCAACGCATCTCCTTATTCTTGCTGGGTTACTTGAATGACATCCCTCATTTTCGTGACAGCAGCTGGTTCTCCATGCCCTCCAATCGTGCAGTCATACCTGTCAGTAGAAATGGGTTAAGGAAATAAACACATCATTCAATTTTAATGTCAAATGGCCTGTATGAAAAAAGTTGGGCTGAGTTTAATGATATTGTGGTCAGTAGTAGTAGAATGGGATGGCATTATTGGATTGATGTTGGGCTGAATCCTAACTTGAAACGTGTGAACAAAATTTGGACTTTGGTATAAAttatgcattgatgtcaatggaagATCTCTGCAACAActtgagttacacacacacacacacacacacacacacacacacacacacacacacacacacacacacacacacacaggcattagGATTTGGGCCTACAGTATATCACTTAAATGCATATTTATAAAGTATCTATGGTaatgataaaaatatatatatatatacagtaccagtcaaaagtttgcacacctactcattcaagggtttttcctgatatttactatttcctacattgtagaataatagtgaagacataaaaaatatgaaataacacatatggaatcatgtaaatcaaatcaaaatcaaatcaaatcaaatttatttatatagcccttcgtacatcagctgatatctcaaagtgctgtacagaaacccagcctaaaaccccaaacagcaagcaaagcatgtgaaagaagcacggtggctaggaaaaactccctaggaaaaactccctagaaaggccaaaaacctaggaagaaacctagagaggaaccaggctatgaggggtggccagtcctcttctggctgtgcagggtggatattataacagaacatggtcaagatgttaaaatgttcataaatgaccagcatggtcaaataataataatcatagtagttgtcgagggtgcaacaagcacgtccggtgaacaggtcagggttccatagccgcaggcagaacagttgaaactggagcagcagcacggccaggtggactggggacagcaaggagtcatcataccaggtagtcctgaggcatggtcctagggctcaggtcctccgagagaaagacagaaagagagaaagagagaattagagagagcatatttaaattcacacaggacaccggataagacaagagaaatactccagatgtaacagactgaccctagccccccgacacataaactactgcagcataaatactggaggctgagacaggagggatcagaagacactgtggccccatccgatgataccccggacagggccaaacaggcaggatataaccccacccactttgccaaagcacagcccccacaccactagagggatgtctccaaccaccaacttaccgtcctaagacaaggccgagtatagcccacaacgatctccgccatggcacaacccaagggggggcgccaacccagacaggaagaccacgtcagtgactcaacccactcaagtgacgcacccctcccatggacggcatggaagaacaccagtaagccagtgactcagcccctgtaaaagggttagaggcagagaatcccagtggaaagaggggaaccggcaaggcagagacagcaagggcggttcgttgctccagcctttccgttcaccttcacactcctgggccagactatacttaatcataggacctactgaagagataagtcttcagtaaagacttaaaggttgagactgagtctgcgtctctcacattggtaggcagaccattccataaaaatggagctctataggagaaagccctacctccagccgtttgcttagaaattctagggacaattaggaggcctgcgtcttgtgaccgtagcgtacgtgtaggtatgtacggcaggaccaaatcggaaagataggtaggagcaagcccatgtaatgctttgtaggttagcagtaaaaccttgaaatcagcccttgccttaacaggaagccagtgtagggaggctagcactggagtaatatgatcaaatttttgggttctagtcaggattctagcagccgtatttagcactaactgaagttagtttagtgctttatccgggtagccggaaagtagagcattgcagtagtccagcctagaagtaacaaaagcatggattaatttttctgcgtcatttttggacagaaagtttctgatttttgcaatgttacgtagatggaaaaaagctgtccttgaaacagtcttgatatgttcttcaaaagagagatcagggtccagagtaacgccgaggtccttcacagttttatttgagacgactgtacaa harbors:
- the LOC106565052 gene encoding odorant receptor 131-2-like: MNFSVDGNVTHISLKVRDTFVTALTKNIIVVALCISINYINGTFVHTFFKYETFNVNPRYILFIHLVINDMIQLTIAVFLHVISYILFTINVSFCCFLLMIAIFTTLNTPVNLATMALERYIAVCIPLRHSQICTARRTYILIGIIWIMGAIPILPDLFILLATEPLQFFHSNIFCSRDSLFRNPYLIEKKNISHAVYLTVVWFTLFYTYFRIMFTAKAANADAKKARNTILLHAVQLLMCMFTYIGPLIDSLLLYIFSTHALEIRFTSYVIVHILPRFISPIVYGLRDQTFCKYLKRYLMCRVNKHLSSKCVPFKHHQPSEKVFIDHIAG